A genome region from Eurosta solidaginis isolate ZX-2024a chromosome 2, ASM4086904v1, whole genome shotgun sequence includes the following:
- the LOC137242079 gene encoding 3,4-dihydroxyphenylacetaldehyde synthase 2-like produces the protein MDAETFREFGKAAVDFIADYLETIRDNDVLPSVAPGYLLEQLPKELPEKGEQWKDVLQDVNKFIKPGLTHWQSPNFHAFYPTGCSYPSIVGEMLSTGFSVMGFNWMSSPACTELEVVVMDWLAKFFKLPEHFLHSSKGPGGGVIQGSSSESVLIAVMAAREQAVRRVKAEQPELSEGDIRARLIGYSSDQGNSCIEKAGNLGTIPIRILPADKNQILTGAQLAAAVKEDLAKGFIPTICIATMGATGTCAHDDLISLGDVCEKNKMWLHVDAAYAGAFLALDEYAHLRRGLECVDSLNYNVHKSLLINFECTAMWLRNANHIVDSFNVDAIYLKNKYEGKSDLPDFRHWQIPLGRRFRALKVWVTFRIYGAEGLRNHLLNHMRLSERFEERVLADDRLEIVAKRAMGLVCFRVKGENKLTVDLLQRITEHKKIYMVPSTFGGKTFIRFAVCGMQPKEQDVDFAFEEIDTQLTKLMSELAANGEDTWSKGKIRRLAEQAEV, from the exons ATGGATGCAGAAACCTTCAGAGAATTCGGCAAAGCCGCCGTCGACTTTATAGCAGATTATTTGGAGACAATACGCGACAA CGATGTTTTGCCATCAGTTGCACCAGGCTATTTACTAGAACAGCTACCGAAAGAGCTACCAGAAAAAGGGGAACAATGGAAAGATGTTTTGCAAGATGTAAATAAATTCATTAAGCCCGGTCTAACACATTGGCAATCACCAAACTTTCACGCATTTTACCCAACGGGCTGCTCTTATCCCTCGATTGTGGGTGAAATGTTATCCACGGGCTTTAGTGTCATGGGGTTTAATTGG ATGAGCAGTCCCGCTTGTACCGAATTAGAGGTAGTCGTAATGGATTGGTTggccaaatttttcaaattaccaGAACATTTTCTACACTCCAGCAAAGGACCTGGTGGTGGTGTAATACAAGGCTCTTCCAGTGAATCTGTACTCATAGCTGTTATGGCTGCACGCGAACAAGCAGTGCGACGCGTCAAAGCCGAACAACCCGAACTTAGCGAAGGTGATATACGCGCACGTCTCATTGGTTATTCCAGCGATCAAGGCAATAGTTGTATTGAGAAAGCCGGCAATTTAGGTACAATTCCGATACGTATACTGCCCGCCGATAAGAATCAAATATTGACGGGTGCACAGTTGGCAGCAGCAGTAAAAGAAGATCTAGCAAAAGGATTTATACCCACGATTTGTATAGCGACTATGGGTGCCACGGGCACTTGTGCACACGACGATCTCATATCTTTGGGAGACGTATGTGAGAAAAACAAAATGTGGTTGCATGTAGATGCTGCTTACGCAGGCGCATTTTTGGCGCTTGATGAGTATGCGCACCTCAGACGTGGGCTCGAGTGTGTGGATTCACTTAACTACAATGTACACAAATCGTTGCTAATAAACTTCGAATGTACAGCAATGTGGCTGCGTAATGCGAATCATATTGTTGATAGCTTCAATGTGGATgcgatttatttgaaaaataaatacgaGGGAAAATCGGATCTACCGGATTTCCGACATTGGCAAATACCATTGGGACGTCGCTTCCGTGCGCTCAAAGTATGGGTTACCTTTAGAATTTATGGTGCTGAAGGTTTACGTAATCATTTGCTTAATCACATGCGTTTATCGGAGCGTTTCGAGGAGCGCGTGCTAGCGGATGACCGTCTCGAAATAGTTGCTAAACGTGCCATGGGTTTGGTATGCTTTAGGGTGAAAGGTGAAAATAAATTGACAGTAGATTTGCTGCAACGTATCACAGAGCATAAGAAAATCTATATGGTACCGTCGACCTTTGGTGGAAAGACTTTTATACGTTTTGCTGTGTGTGGTATGCAACCGAAGGAGCAAGATGTCGACTTTGCATTTGAAGAAATTGACACTCAGTTGACCAAGCTGATGAGTGAGCTCGCTGCAAATGGAGAGGACACTTGGAGTAAAGGAAAAATAAGGCGATTGGCAGAACAGGCAGAAGTTTGA
- the LOC137242080 gene encoding 3,4-dihydroxyphenylacetaldehyde synthase 2-like: MDAETFREFGKAAVDFIADYMENIRDCDVLPSVSPGYLIDLLPNELPEKPQQWKDVLEDVNKFIKPGLTHWQSPNFHAFYPTGCSYPSIVGEMLSTGFSVIGFNWLASPACTELEVVVMDWLAKFFKLPAHFLHSTKGPGGGVIQGSASEAVLVAVMAAREQAVRRIKAEQPKLSEGEIRARLIAYSSDQSNSCIEKAGVLATLPIRLLPADKNQVLSGAQLAKAVKEDLAKGLIPTICIATMGATATCAHDDIETLADVCEKHQIWLHVDAAYAGALLALDEYAHLRRGLDRVDSLNYNLHKSLLINFDCTAMWLRDANEIVQSFNVDRIYLQNKYEGQSDIPEFRHWQIPLGRRFRALKVWVTFRIYGAEGLRSHVRNQIRLAERFEQHVLGDHRFELVAKRGMGLVCFRVRGENKLTVDLLQRITERKKIFMVQANFGGKSFIRFAVCGMQPKEADVDFAWQEITTQLNKLKSELATDEEDELSTRNKAKLRKVVICADKHIKDDSDAISQQLISGLHKSFGVEQKAK; this comes from the exons ATGGATGCAGAAACATTCAGAGAGTTCGGCAAAGCTGCCGTGGACTTTATAGCAGATTATATGGAGAACATACGTGATtg CGATGTTTTGCCATCAGTGTCACCAGGGTATTTGATAGACCTCTTACCCAATGAGCTACCAGAAAAACCACAACAATGGAAAGATGTTTTGGAAGATGTAAATAAATTTATCAAACCCGGTCTAACACATTGGCAGTCACCAAACTTCCACGCATTTTACCCAACGGGCTGCTCATATCCCTCAATTGTGGGTGAAATGTTATCCACGGGATTTAGTGTGATCGGTTTTAACTGG CTTGCCAGTCCCGCCTGCACCGAACTGGAGGTAGTCGTCATGGATTGGTTAGCCAAATTTTTCAAGTTACCTGCACATTTTCTGCACTCTACCAAAGGACCTGGTGGCGGTGTCATACAAGGCTCTGCTAGTGAAGCTGTACTCGTCGCTGTTATGGCTGCACGCGAACAAGCCGTGCGACGTATCAAAGCCGAACAGCCCAAACTTAGCGAAGGTGAAATACGCGCACGTCTCATTGCTTACTCCAGCGATCAAAGCAATAGTTGTATTGAGAAGGCCGGTGTACTAGCAACACTCCCAATACGTTTACTGCCAGCAGATAAGAATCAAGTTTTGAGCGGCGCACAGTTGGCAAAGGCAGTAAAAGAAGATCTAGCAAAAGGACTCATACCCACAATTTGTATAGCAACAATGGGTGCGACGGCCACTTGTGCACACGACGACATTGAAACGTTAGCGGATGTATGTGAGAAGCACCAAATCTGGCTGCATGTCGATGCCGCATACGCAGGCGCACTTCTAGCGCTTGATGAGTATGCGCATCTAAGACGCGGGCTCGATCGTGTGGATTCACTCAACTATAATTTACACAAATCTTTGTTGATAAACTTTGATTGTACAGCAATGTGGTTGCGTGATGCCAATGAAATTGTGCAGAGTTTCAATGTGGATCGCATTTATTTGCAAAACAAATACGAAGGGCAGTCGGATATACCGGAGTTTCGACATTGGCAAATACCATTGGGGCGTCGCTTTCGTGCGCTCAAAGTTTGGGTTACCTTTAGAATTTATGGCGCGGAAGGTTTACGTAGTCATGTGCGTAATCAAATACGCTTAGCGGAACGCTTTGAGCAGCACGTGCTAGGGGATCATCGTTTCGAGCTGGTGGCTAAGCGCGGCATGGGTTTGGTTTGTTTTCGGGTGAGGGGTGAAAACAAATTGACAGTAGATTTGTTGCAACGTATCACAGAGCGTAAGAAAATCTTTATGGTGCAAGCAAATTTTGGTGGCAAGAGTTTTATACGTTTTGCTGTGTGTGGTATGCAACCGAAGGAGGCAGATGTGGACTTTGCATGGCAAGAAATTACGACTCAGCTGAATAAGCTGAAGAGTGAACTCGCCACAGATGAAGAGGATGAGCTAAGCACTAGGAACAAAGCAAAGTTAAGAAAAGTAGTTATATGCGCAGATAAACACATCAAAGATGATTCAGATGCCATTAGTCAGCAATTGATATCAGGTCTACATAAAAGTTTTGGCGTGGAGCAGAAAGCGAAATGA